The Deinococcus proteolyticus MRP genome includes a window with the following:
- a CDS encoding MarR family winged helix-turn-helix transcriptional regulator, with the protein MTLYEELLQNTKYSEVSEEAVVSLMRTYAVVMADFDQFVRQFGITPAQYNILRILSGAERAGEQLGRNEIRRRLIDRVSPDVSRMLTRLEKAGLVSRDRRRREGEDQRLVPVQITAQGLELLARVEGPLAERNMHSMAALTTAEQLQLIGLLERIRKGIRALPQTRGGVPTTDIAGDTADGAPE; encoded by the coding sequence ATGACCCTCTACGAAGAGTTGCTGCAAAACACGAAATATTCCGAAGTCTCGGAGGAGGCGGTGGTGAGCCTGATGCGCACCTACGCGGTCGTGATGGCCGACTTTGACCAGTTCGTGCGCCAGTTCGGAATTACACCAGCGCAGTACAACATTCTGCGGATTCTAAGTGGAGCGGAGCGGGCCGGCGAGCAGCTGGGCCGCAACGAGATTCGCCGCCGGCTGATTGACCGGGTGTCGCCCGACGTCTCACGGATGCTGACCCGCCTGGAGAAGGCAGGGCTGGTCAGCCGCGACCGCAGGCGCCGTGAAGGCGAGGACCAGCGGCTGGTGCCCGTGCAGATTACGGCGCAGGGCCTGGAATTGCTGGCCCGGGTAGAAGGCCCGCTGGCCGAGCGAAACATGCACAGCATGGCGGCGCTGACCACAGCGGAACAGCTGCAGCTGATCGGCCTGCTGGAGCGCATCCGCAAAGGGATTCGCGCCTTGCCACAGACCCGGGGCGGTGTCCCGACCACCGACATTGCCGGAGACACGGCCGATGGCGCGCCGGAATAA
- a CDS encoding DegT/DnrJ/EryC1/StrS family aminotransferase, which produces MNKVSASEASRQDAPRTWPGWPVFPEDERQAVMDVLQSGRVNYWTGTEAREFEREYADYLGIKHTIALHNGTLALELALEAFGITEGEVITTTRTFIASASAAVMRGCMPVIADVDPVTQNITAETIRPLITERTRAIIAVHLAGWPCDMDPIMELAREHNLIVIEDCAQAHGAFYKGRPVGSIGHAGAFSFCQDKIMTTGGEGGLLAFNDKLVDEDVWKRAWAYKDHGKSFDAVYHRDHPPGFRWLHESFGTNWRMLEMQAAIGRLQLQKLPGWIEQRRANAAVLNRRLGEYASVRLTLPPEDIYHSYYKYYVFVRSEKLKEGWSRDRIMNEIAAQGVPAFSGSCSEIYLEKAFSDAGYGPQERLPVAKELGETSLMFLVHPTLSEADVEGMADVVCAVLEEATL; this is translated from the coding sequence ATGAACAAGGTGAGCGCAAGCGAGGCGTCGCGGCAGGATGCCCCCCGGACCTGGCCCGGCTGGCCAGTCTTCCCTGAAGATGAGCGCCAGGCCGTGATGGACGTCTTGCAGTCTGGCCGGGTGAACTACTGGACCGGCACCGAAGCCCGCGAGTTCGAGCGCGAGTACGCCGACTATCTGGGCATCAAGCACACCATTGCCCTGCATAACGGTACCCTGGCGCTGGAGCTGGCACTGGAAGCGTTCGGCATCACCGAAGGCGAAGTGATTACCACCACCCGCACCTTCATCGCTTCGGCGAGTGCGGCGGTCATGCGTGGCTGCATGCCCGTGATTGCTGACGTAGACCCGGTGACGCAGAACATCACAGCCGAAACCATCCGCCCGCTGATTACCGAGCGCACCCGCGCCATCATCGCCGTGCATCTGGCCGGCTGGCCGTGTGATATGGACCCCATCATGGAGCTGGCCCGCGAACATAACCTCATCGTGATTGAGGACTGTGCTCAGGCCCACGGAGCGTTTTATAAGGGGCGTCCAGTGGGCAGCATCGGTCACGCGGGGGCCTTTTCCTTCTGCCAGGACAAGATCATGACCACTGGCGGCGAAGGTGGCCTGCTGGCCTTCAACGACAAATTGGTGGATGAGGATGTCTGGAAGCGGGCCTGGGCCTACAAGGACCACGGCAAGAGCTTCGACGCCGTGTATCACCGCGACCATCCGCCCGGCTTCCGCTGGCTGCACGAGTCGTTCGGCACCAACTGGCGCATGTTGGAGATGCAGGCCGCTATCGGCCGCTTGCAGCTGCAAAAGCTGCCCGGCTGGATTGAGCAGCGCCGCGCCAACGCTGCCGTGCTGAACCGCCGCCTGGGCGAGTACGCCAGCGTGCGCCTGACGCTGCCGCCCGAGGACATCTACCACTCGTACTACAAGTACTATGTGTTCGTGCGCTCCGAGAAGCTCAAAGAAGGCTGGAGCCGTGACCGCATCATGAACGAGATCGCCGCTCAAGGCGTGCCGGCCTTCAGCGGGTCCTGCTCCGAGATTTACCTGGAAAAAGCCTTCAGCGACGCCGGCTATGGCCCGCAAGAACGTCTGCCGGTTGCCAAAGAGTTGGGCGAAACCTCGCTGATGTTCCTGGTGCATCCTACCCTCAGCGAGGCCGATGTGGAGGGGATGGCGGATGTCGTCTGCGCCGTTCTGGAGGAGGCCACCCTTTAA
- a CDS encoding O-antigen ligase family protein: MTAAPPHAPDSAPPVSPLLAVWLALLPPVLGLGLLGLAGWPGLRRLPRATLWLLGFYALSQFLPALLAPDPGLALGGAALRTGLLGGLIGLGAWLGGAQALAPLGIGLMVVYLTAVAGALSHPQDIYITRLTHPYMTSTTLGLAGTLGVWLALFTHSPQRDAQVWGRGGHSWTEQLSGWLASPLWRTLLGLSGALIILASGSRGALLAALVGTAAGTLRGRSRLGAAAMVLLGTLGAAGVWLGERLGISALARFSDTASSGRDLVWGTVAEVVRAYPLSGVGSYGLGRFLQLPQPCQLWPDASGVAAPCPGWMSDLTARIGSPWLIAHNGFLQQLAETGPLGTAGLMTLLGLVLYAAWHSRQALLLAVVTGLLVANVNDNPLLVPTPFFGELFWVAAGAALYRLGLEVGVPGEVARPASAPLTVGLLGAGTAALLALPFWSARAAPPLTADPPRLMFLDAPGTASGETYPMTAQFQGTDGAYRAVLNSCQTTCVPVSSQAVRIKDGHSDLINFAARIRPDARQTLTLRLYTDAGSTQATLLGEKSWEVTR, encoded by the coding sequence GTGACTGCCGCCCCTCCGCATGCGCCGGATTCCGCGCCGCCCGTTTCTCCCCTCCTGGCTGTCTGGCTGGCCCTGCTGCCCCCTGTGCTGGGGCTGGGGCTGCTGGGCCTGGCAGGCTGGCCGGGTCTGCGGCGGCTGCCCCGAGCCACGCTGTGGTTGCTGGGGTTCTACGCTCTCAGCCAATTTTTGCCGGCCCTGCTGGCTCCGGATCCCGGTCTGGCCCTGGGAGGGGCAGCCCTACGTACGGGGCTGCTGGGCGGGCTGATCGGCCTGGGGGCCTGGCTGGGCGGCGCTCAGGCCCTGGCCCCGCTCGGTATAGGGCTGATGGTAGTCTATCTGACTGCCGTTGCCGGCGCTCTCAGTCACCCGCAGGACATCTACATCACCCGGCTGACCCATCCCTACATGACCTCCACCACCCTGGGCCTGGCAGGCACCCTGGGCGTGTGGCTGGCCCTGTTCACCCACAGCCCGCAAAGGGATGCCCAGGTCTGGGGGAGGGGTGGGCACAGCTGGACAGAGCAGCTGAGCGGCTGGCTGGCTTCGCCGCTGTGGCGCACGTTGCTCGGGCTGAGCGGCGCGCTGATTATCCTGGCTTCGGGCAGCCGGGGGGCGCTGCTGGCGGCCCTGGTCGGCACGGCAGCTGGCACCCTGCGCGGGCGCAGCCGCCTGGGCGCGGCGGCCATGGTGCTGCTGGGCACACTGGGAGCTGCTGGGGTCTGGCTGGGCGAGCGGCTGGGCATCAGCGCCCTGGCGCGGTTCAGTGACACGGCGTCCAGCGGCCGCGACCTGGTCTGGGGCACGGTGGCCGAGGTGGTGCGGGCCTATCCGCTCAGCGGCGTGGGCAGCTACGGCCTGGGCCGCTTTTTGCAGCTGCCTCAGCCCTGCCAGCTGTGGCCCGATGCCAGCGGCGTGGCCGCCCCCTGCCCCGGTTGGATGAGCGACCTGACCGCCCGCATCGGCAGCCCGTGGCTGATTGCCCACAACGGCTTCTTGCAGCAACTTGCCGAAACCGGCCCCCTGGGCACCGCCGGGCTGATGACCCTGCTGGGGCTGGTGCTGTACGCCGCTTGGCACAGCCGCCAGGCCCTGCTGCTGGCGGTGGTGACGGGCCTGCTGGTGGCCAACGTGAACGACAACCCGCTGCTGGTGCCCACGCCCTTTTTCGGGGAGCTGTTCTGGGTGGCCGCTGGAGCCGCGCTCTACCGGCTGGGCCTGGAAGTGGGCGTACCTGGAGAAGTGGCCCGGCCTGCCTCCGCGCCGCTGACGGTCGGCCTGCTGGGCGCGGGCACAGCAGCCCTTCTGGCCCTGCCGTTCTGGTCAGCCCGGGCTGCCCCGCCCCTGACGGCAGACCCGCCCAGGCTGATGTTTCTGGACGCTCCGGGGACCGCCAGCGGCGAAACCTACCCCATGACAGCACAGTTTCAGGGGACAGACGGTGCCTACCGCGCCGTGCTGAACAGCTGCCAGACCACCTGCGTGCCGGTCAGCAGCCAGGCCGTACGCATCAAGGACGGCCACTCCGACCTCATCAATTTTGCAGCCCGCATCCGCCCCGATGCCCGGCAGACACTGACCTTGCGGCTGTACACCGACGCCGGCAGCACCCAGGCCACGCTGCTGGGTGAGAAAAGCTGGGAGGTGACCCGGTGA
- a CDS encoding HNH endonuclease: MARRNNAAGWPPPAGTGPEVCGLCGRAVPSLTEHHLVPRSQGRRRGLKEADLPTVMLCPACHKYLHATFSNHELETEYSSLPALLGHEGVQKFVAWIRKQPATKAVRVR; this comes from the coding sequence ATGGCGCGCCGGAATAATGCCGCCGGCTGGCCGCCCCCGGCAGGCACCGGCCCAGAGGTCTGCGGGCTATGTGGGCGGGCCGTGCCCAGCCTGACCGAGCACCATCTGGTGCCCCGCTCGCAGGGGCGGCGGCGCGGCCTGAAAGAGGCCGACCTGCCCACGGTGATGCTGTGCCCCGCCTGCCACAAGTATTTGCACGCCACCTTTTCCAACCATGAGCTGGAAACCGAGTATTCCTCGCTGCCAGCCCTGCTAGGGCATGAGGGTGTGCAGAAATTCGTGGCCTGGATTCGCAAGCAGCCCGCTACCAAAGCGGTGCGCGTGCGCTGA
- a CDS encoding uracil-DNA glycosylase → MQPVAVVWFKKDLRVSDHAALSRAAERGPVLPLYIYEPEQLGHEEFAGHHLTYLNECLHDLSARLARLGAPLVIRYGEAVEVLEALSREVTVGSLWAHQETGNGVSFARDLRVHAWARARGIPFYEPPQQGVIRRMVNRDGWADAWEERMSAPPLPVPALRGVAGTPASLGVLDHAALRVPLGRRVIPQGGEAAAHDILESFLQRRGRDYMWAMSSPLTAEDACSRLSAPLAFGTVSARTVLLATRQALARAVAEQDAQWERSLRSFESRLHWRDHFIQRLESEPRMEFENLNRAYDGLREPHWNEEYFQRWQEGQTGYPLIDATMRMLRATGWLNFRMRAMLVSFAAQHLWLHWRRPGLFLARQWLDNEPGIHWSQMQMQSGTVGINRSRIYSPTRQAREQDPDGEFIRRWVPELAGVPAPHIWRPWELPPLAARGLGLRLGRDYPYPVVDEHAPAREAHRRLQAVRDTPLFAAEARRVYALHGSRKKAVIRAEREKKGLPPRPERPSARRSPLPRRHPMSDQPNLFDTADTQPPVQLPHDWGAVLHDEISRPSFRRLLEFVEEQRRTATVYPPPEDVFTALRLTSYQDAKVLILGQDPYHGAGQAHGLAFSVRRGVRVPPSLRNIYQELKEDVGVTPPRHGNLEAWAERGVLLLNAVLTVREGEPNSHAGQGWEDFTDAVIRALNAKEQRVVFVLWGAYARKKKKLVTAPQHVVIESGHPSPLSVRHFAGTRPFSAVNRALQEAGEEAVDWSLPQ, encoded by the coding sequence ATGCAGCCGGTGGCCGTCGTGTGGTTCAAGAAAGACCTGCGGGTGTCCGACCACGCGGCCCTCAGCCGGGCAGCGGAGCGGGGGCCGGTGCTGCCGCTGTACATTTACGAGCCGGAGCAGCTGGGCCATGAGGAATTCGCCGGGCATCACCTCACCTACCTGAACGAGTGCCTGCACGACTTGTCTGCCCGCTTGGCGCGGCTGGGTGCGCCGCTGGTCATCCGGTACGGCGAGGCGGTGGAGGTGCTGGAGGCACTCAGCCGCGAAGTGACGGTAGGCAGCCTCTGGGCGCACCAGGAAACCGGCAATGGGGTCAGCTTCGCCCGCGACCTGCGGGTCCATGCCTGGGCGCGGGCGCGGGGCATTCCTTTTTACGAGCCGCCGCAGCAGGGCGTGATTCGGCGGATGGTAAACCGCGACGGCTGGGCCGATGCCTGGGAAGAGCGGATGAGCGCCCCGCCCCTGCCGGTGCCGGCGCTGCGGGGCGTGGCAGGCACGCCGGCCAGCCTGGGCGTGCTGGACCACGCCGCGCTGAGGGTGCCGCTTGGCCGCCGGGTGATTCCGCAGGGGGGCGAAGCAGCCGCGCACGACATTCTGGAGTCGTTCCTGCAGCGCCGGGGCCGTGACTATATGTGGGCCATGAGCAGTCCCCTGACGGCCGAAGATGCCTGTTCGCGGCTGAGCGCTCCGCTGGCCTTCGGAACCGTGTCGGCGCGGACCGTGCTGTTGGCGACCCGGCAGGCGCTGGCCCGCGCCGTGGCCGAGCAGGACGCCCAGTGGGAGCGCTCGCTGCGGTCCTTCGAGAGCCGGCTGCACTGGCGCGACCACTTTATTCAGCGGCTGGAATCCGAGCCGCGTATGGAGTTCGAGAACCTCAACCGCGCCTACGACGGCCTGCGCGAGCCGCACTGGAACGAGGAATACTTCCAGCGCTGGCAAGAAGGGCAGACCGGCTATCCGCTGATTGACGCCACCATGCGGATGCTCAGGGCCACCGGCTGGCTGAACTTCCGGATGCGGGCCATGCTGGTGTCTTTTGCCGCGCAGCACCTGTGGCTGCACTGGCGGCGGCCGGGGCTGTTTCTGGCGCGGCAGTGGCTGGACAATGAACCGGGCATCCACTGGTCACAGATGCAGATGCAGAGCGGCACGGTGGGTATCAACCGCAGCCGCATCTACTCGCCCACCCGGCAAGCCCGCGAGCAGGACCCGGACGGTGAATTTATCCGCCGCTGGGTGCCGGAACTTGCCGGTGTGCCGGCCCCCCACATCTGGCGGCCCTGGGAACTGCCGCCGCTGGCCGCCCGGGGCCTGGGCCTGCGGCTGGGGCGCGATTACCCTTACCCTGTGGTGGACGAGCATGCCCCGGCCCGTGAAGCCCACCGCCGCCTGCAGGCCGTACGGGATACGCCGCTATTCGCTGCCGAAGCGCGGCGGGTGTACGCTCTGCACGGCAGCCGCAAAAAGGCCGTCATCCGCGCCGAACGTGAGAAAAAGGGTCTCCCGCCCCGGCCAGAGCGCCCGTCCGCCCGCCGTTCCCCGCTCCCCAGGAGGCACCCCATGTCCGACCAACCCAACCTGTTCGATACCGCCGACACGCAGCCCCCCGTGCAGCTTCCCCACGACTGGGGCGCAGTGCTGCACGACGAAATCAGCCGCCCCAGCTTTCGCCGCCTGTTGGAGTTCGTGGAGGAGCAGCGCCGCACGGCCACGGTCTATCCGCCGCCAGAGGACGTGTTTACCGCCCTGCGGCTGACCTCCTATCAGGACGCCAAAGTGCTGATTCTGGGTCAGGACCCCTACCACGGCGCGGGGCAGGCGCACGGCCTGGCCTTCAGCGTGCGCCGGGGAGTGCGGGTGCCGCCCAGCCTGCGGAACATCTATCAGGAGCTGAAAGAAGATGTGGGTGTGACGCCGCCCCGGCACGGCAATCTGGAAGCCTGGGCCGAGCGCGGCGTCCTGCTGCTGAACGCTGTGCTGACCGTGCGTGAGGGCGAGCCGAACAGCCACGCGGGCCAGGGCTGGGAAGACTTCACCGACGCCGTGATTCGTGCCCTGAACGCCAAGGAGCAGCGGGTGGTGTTCGTGCTGTGGGGGGCCTATGCCCGCAAGAAGAAGAAGCTGGTGACGGCCCCGCAGCACGTGGTCATTGAGAGTGGACACCCCAGCCCCCTCAGCGTGCGGCACTTCGCCGGCACGCGGCCGTTCAGCGCCGTGAACCGGGCGCTGCAGGAGGCCGGCGAGGAGGCGGTGGATTGGTCGCTGCCGCAGTAG
- a CDS encoding GNAT family N-acetyltransferase, producing the protein MKILTMQERTEWLAAWERTGREPFAHPAYVSLFAKEGDQPIALLWEEGGTVLLPLVLRPLPAELAGGAEWRDAVSPYGYGGPFGETADWAGFYAALLEWMNREKVLTAFLRASLEQRPPELSQTGYEALHLSDNVVVDVRRPEEEQWKHFEHKVRKNVNKARRAELRVEIQPDFRHLDAFLDIYHGTMQRRDAGEWYYFERPFFQTFEDEMPGSFVLAEVFDEAGQMVSTELVLQSDRFLYSFLGGTRQEAFAHAPNDLLKFAVIEYGREQGKEGYVLGGGYTPGDGIFRYKKAFDSDGVQPFFGVRLLADAEQYAALAMARAQAVGELQPQFFPAYRAPATAAEAQESEVQETEQ; encoded by the coding sequence ATGAAAATCCTGACGATGCAGGAGCGAACCGAGTGGCTGGCTGCCTGGGAGCGCACCGGGCGCGAGCCGTTCGCGCACCCCGCGTATGTCTCCCTGTTTGCCAAGGAGGGTGACCAGCCCATCGCGCTGCTGTGGGAAGAGGGAGGCACGGTGCTGCTGCCGCTGGTGCTGCGGCCCCTGCCTGCTGAGCTGGCCGGCGGAGCCGAGTGGCGCGACGCGGTGTCGCCCTACGGCTACGGCGGCCCGTTTGGAGAGACGGCAGACTGGGCTGGCTTTTACGCGGCCTTACTGGAATGGATGAACCGCGAGAAAGTGCTGACCGCCTTCCTGCGGGCCTCGCTGGAGCAGCGCCCACCTGAGCTGTCGCAGACGGGCTACGAAGCCTTGCACCTCAGTGACAACGTGGTGGTGGATGTGCGCCGTCCTGAAGAGGAGCAGTGGAAGCACTTTGAGCACAAGGTCCGCAAAAACGTGAACAAGGCCCGCCGCGCCGAGCTGCGGGTAGAGATTCAGCCGGATTTCCGCCATCTGGATGCCTTCCTTGACATCTACCACGGCACCATGCAGCGGCGGGACGCGGGCGAGTGGTACTACTTCGAGCGGCCCTTTTTTCAGACCTTCGAGGACGAAATGCCGGGCAGCTTCGTGCTGGCCGAGGTGTTTGACGAGGCAGGCCAGATGGTCTCCACCGAGCTGGTGCTGCAAAGTGACCGCTTCCTGTACTCGTTTCTGGGGGGTACCCGGCAGGAAGCGTTTGCCCACGCGCCCAACGACCTGCTGAAATTTGCCGTGATTGAATATGGGCGCGAGCAGGGCAAGGAAGGCTACGTGCTGGGCGGCGGCTACACTCCTGGTGACGGCATTTTCCGCTACAAGAAAGCCTTCGACTCAGACGGGGTGCAGCCTTTTTTTGGCGTGCGCCTGCTGGCTGATGCAGAGCAGTACGCGGCGCTCGCTATGGCCCGCGCTCAGGCGGTGGGGGAGTTGCAGCCGCAGTTTTTCCCCGCTTACCGTGCACCGGCAACCGCCGCAGAAGCGCAAGAGTCAGAAGTGCAAGAGACCGAGCAGTAA
- a CDS encoding polysaccharide biosynthesis protein: protein MSQPTSSPAPSQPLDPNQGPNAAVRSHQIQKFAIDLGLWTLAAALAYLYRKPSALTGGLGATALSAGVLAYFLLSALIMAALSSYYGLYRQTWRRIGVPDLLLLLRAVLLATVLGLAAAFLLHGILDLPRSVPLLTGGLGLLLLGGVRLLARVLHERVPLEQRTDQRRVLIVGAGEAGTLIVREMLRHPKSKLHPVGFVDDAPDKRGTRLVGLPVFGPVSTLPDVVRREGVEEVLIAVPSAAGTFVRRVVDLAKDTGVSYRIIPGVFEILSGNVTLGQIRDVNLEDLLRRPAVQLNTAEIAGYLRGRTVLVTGAGGSIGSEIVRQILPFGPARVILLGRGEGSIFAIQQELRRLAPELPQLALIGDVRDAERVEQVFRETRPQVVFHAAAHKHVPLMEAAPSEAILNNVIGTRNVVDMSLKYGVERLVNISTDKAVNPTSVMGASKRMAEKTVSAGAARAAAGQAFVSVRFGNVLGSRGSVVPTFMRQIRQGGPVTVTHPEMTRYFMTIPEAARLVLQAGGLAENGKVYVLNMGEPVNISDLARDVIRLSGAQDIEVVYSGVRPGEKLYEELLTSSEGTDATTHSEIFSARLERVDPETLDRDIAGLEAAARAGDSQHIRAELNRIIPENKFGSLG, encoded by the coding sequence ATGTCCCAGCCCACTTCTTCACCGGCACCGTCCCAACCCCTGGACCCGAATCAGGGGCCGAATGCAGCAGTCCGTTCGCACCAGATACAGAAATTCGCCATTGACCTGGGGCTGTGGACCTTGGCGGCGGCGCTGGCTTACCTGTACCGCAAGCCCAGCGCCCTGACCGGCGGCCTGGGGGCCACGGCGCTGAGCGCGGGCGTGCTGGCCTATTTCCTGCTGAGTGCCCTGATTATGGCGGCACTGAGCAGCTACTACGGGCTGTACCGCCAGACCTGGCGGCGCATCGGCGTGCCGGACCTGTTGCTGCTGCTGCGGGCAGTGCTGCTGGCCACGGTGCTGGGCCTGGCAGCTGCGTTTTTGCTGCACGGCATTCTGGACCTGCCGCGCAGTGTCCCGCTGCTGACCGGCGGTCTGGGGCTGCTGCTGCTGGGCGGGGTGCGCCTGCTGGCGCGGGTCCTGCACGAGCGGGTGCCGCTTGAGCAGCGCACCGACCAGCGGCGGGTCCTGATTGTGGGCGCTGGAGAAGCCGGTACCCTGATTGTCCGCGAGATGCTGCGGCATCCCAAATCGAAGCTGCACCCGGTGGGCTTCGTAGATGACGCACCCGACAAGCGCGGCACTCGGCTGGTGGGCCTGCCGGTGTTCGGGCCTGTGTCCACCCTGCCGGATGTGGTCCGCCGTGAAGGGGTAGAAGAAGTGCTGATTGCGGTGCCCTCGGCGGCGGGCACCTTTGTCCGCCGGGTGGTGGACCTCGCCAAGGATACCGGGGTGAGCTACCGGATTATTCCGGGGGTGTTCGAGATTCTGTCGGGCAACGTGACGCTGGGCCAGATTCGCGATGTGAACCTGGAAGACCTGCTGCGGCGGCCGGCAGTGCAGCTGAACACCGCCGAGATTGCCGGCTACCTGCGCGGCCGCACCGTACTGGTCACGGGCGCGGGAGGCAGCATCGGCTCGGAAATCGTGCGGCAGATTCTGCCGTTCGGACCGGCCAGGGTCATTCTGCTGGGACGCGGCGAGGGCAGCATTTTTGCCATTCAGCAGGAGCTGCGCCGCCTGGCCCCGGAACTGCCGCAGCTGGCCCTGATTGGGGACGTGCGGGACGCTGAGCGGGTGGAGCAGGTGTTCCGCGAAACCCGGCCGCAGGTGGTTTTTCATGCGGCGGCCCACAAGCATGTTCCGCTGATGGAAGCGGCCCCTTCCGAAGCGATTCTCAACAATGTCATCGGCACCCGCAACGTGGTGGACATGAGCCTCAAATACGGCGTGGAGCGGCTGGTCAACATCTCCACCGACAAGGCCGTCAACCCCACCAGCGTGATGGGCGCCAGCAAGCGCATGGCCGAGAAGACCGTCTCGGCCGGAGCGGCGCGGGCGGCAGCGGGGCAAGCCTTCGTGTCGGTGCGCTTCGGCAATGTGCTGGGCAGCCGGGGCAGTGTGGTGCCCACCTTCATGCGTCAGATTCGCCAGGGTGGCCCGGTGACGGTGACCCACCCGGAGATGACGCGCTACTTCATGACCATTCCCGAAGCGGCGCGGCTGGTGCTGCAGGCCGGTGGCCTGGCCGAGAACGGCAAAGTGTACGTGCTGAATATGGGCGAGCCGGTCAACATTTCCGACCTGGCCCGTGACGTGATTCGGCTGAGTGGGGCGCAGGATATCGAGGTGGTCTACAGCGGCGTGCGCCCCGGCGAGAAGCTGTATGAGGAACTGCTGACCTCCTCGGAAGGCACCGACGCCACCACCCACTCGGAGATTTTCAGCGCCCGGCTGGAGCGGGTGGACCCGGAGACACTGGACCGCGACATTGCCGGCCTGGAAGCGGCTGCCCGTGCCGGCGACTCCCAGCACATCCGGGCCGAGCTGAACCGGATTATTCCTGAGAACAAGTTCGGGTCGCTGGGGTAG